In Geotalea uraniireducens, one genomic interval encodes:
- the cdaA gene encoding diadenylate cyclase CdaA: MLPIIRWQDIADIIIMSFLAYQLYSWFKHTRAMQVLIGMIFLVGVYFVTKNLGLFMTSWILQELGTALFVLIIVIFQAEIRQALYRISLLRHFFGSQGGGSHLDLQDLVLTIFALAKERTGAILVFQRQETLDDYLLHGVRLDSLPSGQLLKSIFQDGTPLHDGAVVIKDGRISQASCHLPLSSKTELPQYLGTRHRAGIGLSERSDAIVVIVSEERGEVGLALGGELEKVGTAELLIERLQGLLYPQKLSQPVITIRQRLFRNLIPKLVTTLIVIVCWLIITNRQGGIFTVTVPIKFHNLPSRAVLLKSSPDNLDVQLKVISSLIPSPRQLDVVADLDLSNVREGVNSIPIRDTDLNLPLGVMVTGMNPAVAKVTIGRKAQKELRIKVTTVGRLHGGLRLQALKVEPATVMVEGPEHLLNQFETISTEPVNLDKIKQGTILELDLIPPSPQLRVLRDEPVLVRVSASVRHRPE; the protein is encoded by the coding sequence TTGCTACCGATCATCCGCTGGCAGGATATTGCCGACATCATCATCATGAGCTTCCTGGCGTATCAGCTCTACAGCTGGTTCAAGCACACCCGGGCCATGCAGGTGCTGATCGGCATGATTTTTCTCGTCGGCGTCTATTTTGTGACCAAGAACCTGGGGCTCTTCATGACGAGTTGGATTCTCCAGGAACTCGGCACAGCCCTCTTTGTGCTGATCATCGTCATTTTTCAGGCGGAAATTCGTCAGGCCCTTTACCGGATCAGCCTGTTGCGGCATTTCTTCGGCAGTCAGGGGGGCGGGAGCCACCTTGACCTTCAGGACCTGGTGCTGACGATTTTTGCCCTGGCCAAGGAACGAACCGGGGCCATCCTCGTTTTTCAGCGCCAGGAGACGCTGGATGACTATCTGCTTCACGGCGTCAGGCTCGACAGCCTGCCGAGCGGCCAGTTGCTCAAGAGCATTTTCCAGGATGGCACGCCGCTCCACGATGGGGCCGTAGTCATCAAGGACGGCCGGATTTCCCAGGCTTCCTGCCACCTCCCGCTGTCGAGCAAAACCGAGCTCCCCCAGTATCTGGGTACCCGCCACCGGGCCGGCATCGGCCTGAGCGAGCGTTCGGACGCCATCGTCGTGATCGTTTCCGAGGAGCGTGGCGAGGTGGGGCTCGCCCTTGGCGGCGAGCTGGAGAAGGTCGGCACCGCCGAGCTGCTGATCGAACGGTTGCAAGGGCTCCTCTATCCGCAGAAGCTCAGCCAGCCGGTCATCACTATTCGCCAACGGCTGTTTCGCAATCTGATCCCCAAGTTGGTGACCACGCTGATCGTCATTGTTTGCTGGCTGATCATCACCAACCGGCAGGGGGGTATTTTCACCGTTACTGTCCCGATCAAGTTCCATAATCTGCCGAGCCGGGCCGTGCTGCTGAAAAGTTCGCCGGATAATCTCGACGTGCAGCTGAAAGTCATTTCCAGTCTGATCCCGTCGCCACGGCAGCTCGATGTCGTTGCCGACCTGGATCTTTCCAATGTGCGGGAAGGGGTGAACAGTATCCCGATCCGGGATACCGACCTGAATCTCCCTCTTGGCGTGATGGTTACGGGAATGAACCCTGCTGTCGCCAAGGTCACCATCGGCCGGAAGGCCCAGAAGGAACTGCGGATCAAGGTCACGACGGTCGGCAGACTGCACGGCGGGTTGCGGTTACAGGCGCTCAAGGTCGAGCCGGCAACGGTGATGGTCGAGGGGCCCGAGCATCTGCTCAACCAGTTCGAGACTATTTCGACCGAACCGGTCAATCTGGACAAGATAAAACAGGGCACGATTCTTGAATTGGATTTGATACCCCCATCACCTCAACTTCGGGTTCTGCGCGACGAGCCGGTCCTGGTCAGGGTCAGCGCCTCGGTCAGGCATCGTCCGGAATAA
- a CDS encoding YggT family protein, with product MFVLANFLLAVAKIADILLTIYMYIIIARAILSWVNPDPYNPIVNFLYRSTEPLLSRVRRILPDLGGLDLSPIIVLVAIYFLQSFIVRTIYDLAFKMKLGAGVLQ from the coding sequence ATGTTCGTGTTGGCCAATTTCCTCCTGGCGGTAGCCAAGATCGCCGACATCCTGCTGACCATCTACATGTACATCATCATCGCCCGGGCCATCCTCTCCTGGGTCAATCCGGACCCCTACAACCCGATCGTCAACTTCCTCTACCGGAGCACCGAACCGTTGCTGTCGCGAGTGCGCCGCATCCTGCCGGATCTCGGCGGCCTCGATCTGTCGCCGATCATCGTCCTGGTTGCCATCTACTTTCTGCAGAGCTTCATCGTCAGAACCATCTATGATCTGGCCTTCAAGATGAAACTCGGCGCCGGAGTCCTCCAATGA
- a CDS encoding DivIVA domain-containing protein gives MKITPLDIQQQQFKGKMLGGLDPEDVDAFLQMVAQEMENLVRENTELKEQAKKATADLEQLAQQEKNLRETMLAAQRITEEMKANAQKEASLLISEAEMKGEKILADAERRLAQLNDQIQELRRQKLQFESSFKSLLDTHYKMLALDDE, from the coding sequence ATGAAAATCACCCCGCTCGATATCCAGCAGCAGCAGTTCAAGGGCAAGATGCTCGGCGGCCTCGACCCGGAAGACGTCGACGCCTTTCTCCAGATGGTCGCCCAGGAGATGGAAAATCTGGTCCGGGAAAACACCGAGCTGAAAGAACAGGCGAAGAAGGCGACCGCCGATCTCGAACAACTGGCCCAGCAGGAGAAAAACCTCCGCGAAACGATGCTCGCCGCCCAGCGGATTACCGAAGAGATGAAGGCCAACGCCCAGAAGGAAGCATCGCTGCTCATTTCCGAGGCCGAGATGAAGGGCGAGAAGATTCTGGCCGACGCCGAGCGGCGGCTCGCCCAGCTGAACGACCAGATTCAGGAACTGCGCCGGCAGAAGCTTCAGTTCGAGAGCTCCTTCAAGTCGCTGCTCGACACCCACTACAAAATGCTCGCCCTCGATGATGAGTGA
- a CDS encoding energy transducer TonB, whose product MSDNYVEKNFLYLLALSLLLHVGLFALIASLPEKKPVTQPAPIMVDLENLPELQHAPQPPHNETEAKRQAARYQRVPREMAPKGTAERDRLASLPPVARPAPRPTAPTTPRPAPQSASRAEQGGKPSAPAVPGEIPVREAPEGGGVLRPRAQRGPDLAQLMPGAERMAKLEDSYRKKYSSEVAEGETKFLDTDDIQFGSFLRRFENSVYGIWRYPAEAAQLGIEGVVPVKITFNSKGEIKKYEILQGSGSRILDSEVERTLRLVGPVGPFPRGYRKDTFNLIAFFQYGIVRGASRSLH is encoded by the coding sequence ATGTCCGATAATTACGTCGAAAAAAACTTTCTCTATCTTCTTGCCCTGTCGCTGCTGCTCCATGTCGGACTGTTCGCCTTGATCGCTTCCCTGCCGGAAAAGAAGCCGGTCACCCAGCCGGCGCCGATCATGGTCGACCTGGAAAACCTTCCCGAGCTGCAGCACGCTCCGCAACCTCCGCACAACGAAACCGAAGCGAAACGCCAGGCCGCCCGCTACCAGCGGGTGCCGCGCGAAATGGCGCCGAAAGGGACGGCAGAGCGGGATCGGCTCGCCTCGCTGCCGCCCGTGGCGCGCCCCGCACCCCGGCCGACCGCCCCGACGACGCCGCGGCCGGCGCCGCAGTCAGCGTCCCGGGCGGAGCAGGGGGGAAAACCTTCGGCGCCCGCCGTCCCCGGGGAAATCCCGGTCCGGGAGGCGCCGGAAGGCGGCGGAGTACTCCGGCCGCGGGCCCAGCGCGGCCCGGACCTCGCCCAGTTGATGCCCGGGGCGGAGCGGATGGCGAAGCTTGAGGACAGTTATCGCAAAAAGTACAGTTCCGAAGTGGCGGAAGGGGAAACCAAGTTTCTCGATACCGACGACATCCAGTTCGGCTCGTTCCTGCGCCGGTTCGAGAATTCGGTGTACGGCATCTGGCGCTATCCTGCCGAGGCCGCCCAGTTGGGGATCGAAGGGGTGGTGCCGGTGAAGATTACCTTCAACAGCAAGGGTGAGATAAAAAAGTACGAGATCCTCCAGGGGTCGGGAAGCAGGATTCTAGATAGCGAAGTGGAGCGGACGCTCCGTCTCGTCGGTCCGGTCGGTCCTTTTCCCCGCGGTTACCGCAAAGATACGTTCAACCTGATCGCCTTCTTCCAGTACGGGATTGTCCGCGGCGCCAGCCGCTCCCTCCACTGA
- a CDS encoding methylenetetrahydrofolate reductase codes for MPTHLQTLLDAGRFVVTAEISPPKGSDCTAFLATANDLRGTIDAINVTDNQGANMRISPLAPAALLVREGIEPILQLTCRDRNRLALQSELLAAAALGISNILALSGDYISFGDHPGAKPVFDLDSVQLLEALATLNGGHDLGGATLSGVPAFFAGAAAAPEAEPFELTMNKLSRKATAGARFFQTQAVFSPERFARFAEAVRPLGVKVIAGVLLLKSAGMARYVTANIPGLKVPPELIAELEGSPDQLRQGVAIARRQIAALRPLCDGIHLMAMGKEELLPEMLAGLDR; via the coding sequence ATGCCGACTCACCTGCAAACCCTGCTCGATGCCGGCCGCTTCGTAGTCACCGCCGAAATCAGCCCCCCGAAAGGGAGCGATTGCACCGCCTTTCTCGCCACCGCCAACGATTTACGAGGGACGATCGACGCCATCAACGTCACCGACAACCAGGGGGCCAACATGCGCATTTCCCCCCTCGCTCCGGCAGCACTGCTGGTCCGGGAGGGGATCGAGCCAATCCTCCAGCTCACCTGCCGGGACCGGAACCGGCTGGCACTGCAGAGCGAGCTGCTGGCGGCAGCCGCCCTCGGCATCTCGAATATCCTCGCCTTGAGCGGCGACTACATCTCGTTCGGCGACCACCCGGGGGCAAAGCCGGTTTTCGATCTCGACTCGGTACAGCTGCTGGAGGCACTTGCCACCCTGAACGGCGGCCACGATCTCGGCGGCGCCACCTTGAGCGGCGTCCCGGCCTTTTTTGCCGGCGCGGCCGCCGCTCCGGAGGCGGAACCCTTCGAGCTGACCATGAACAAGCTTTCCCGCAAGGCCACGGCCGGAGCCCGTTTTTTCCAGACACAGGCGGTCTTCTCCCCGGAACGGTTCGCCCGCTTTGCTGAGGCTGTCCGGCCGCTCGGCGTCAAGGTGATTGCCGGCGTGCTCCTCCTCAAGTCGGCCGGCATGGCCCGCTACGTCACCGCCAATATTCCCGGTCTCAAAGTCCCGCCGGAACTGATCGCCGAGCTGGAAGGCTCGCCGGACCAGCTCCGCCAGGGCGTGGCGATCGCCCGACGGCAGATTGCCGCGCTTCGCCCCCTCTGCGACGGGATTCACCTGATGGCGATGGGGAAAGAAGAACTGTTGCCCGAGATGCTTGCCGGCCTCGACCGTTGA
- a CDS encoding DUF167 domain-containing protein — translation MMSDPAFQGLNVSATADGVILPVHVQPRAAKNEICGVQGNELKLRLTSPPVEGEANKLCIEFLAKKLRIAKSCINIIGGEKSRHKLLAISGISPADLLPLLAK, via the coding sequence ATGATGAGTGACCCGGCATTCCAGGGGCTGAACGTTTCGGCCACTGCCGACGGAGTGATCCTTCCCGTCCATGTCCAGCCCCGGGCCGCGAAGAACGAAATCTGCGGCGTCCAGGGCAACGAACTGAAGCTGCGGCTGACCTCCCCGCCGGTCGAGGGAGAGGCGAACAAGCTCTGTATCGAATTCCTCGCCAAGAAACTCCGTATCGCCAAATCCTGCATCAACATTATCGGCGGTGAAAAATCCCGGCACAAGCTCCTGGCTATCTCGGGCATTTCCCCCGCCGACCTGCTTCCTCTGCTTGCAAAGTGA
- the ubiE gene encoding bifunctional demethylmenaquinone methyltransferase/2-methoxy-6-polyprenyl-1,4-benzoquinol methylase UbiE, producing the protein MYKLTAKGERIREMFSDIAPRYDFLNRLLSFGIDRRWRRIAVNCVKWSAGGRVLDVATGTGDVALEIARQTPASVKIVGLDFSEGMVTLGRQKVAQSPYAERISLDIAPCEAIPFPDGTFDSVTIAFGIRNVVDRQQGLREMQRILRPGGRAVILEFSNPRSRLFKAIYSFYFLRVLPVIGGLFSQFSAYKYLPDSVLEFPSQEQFKELMTAAGFSNTTHRDLTFGIATIYIGEKAP; encoded by the coding sequence ATGTATAAGCTTACGGCCAAAGGAGAGCGAATTCGGGAGATGTTCAGCGACATCGCCCCCCGCTACGACTTCCTCAACCGGCTGCTCAGCTTCGGTATCGATCGCCGCTGGCGCCGCATCGCCGTAAACTGCGTCAAATGGTCTGCCGGGGGACGGGTTCTTGACGTCGCCACCGGTACCGGCGACGTGGCGCTGGAGATCGCCCGCCAGACCCCGGCATCGGTCAAGATCGTCGGGCTCGACTTTTCGGAAGGGATGGTAACCCTCGGCCGGCAGAAGGTCGCCCAGTCCCCCTACGCCGAGCGGATCAGCCTCGACATCGCTCCCTGCGAAGCGATCCCGTTCCCCGACGGTACCTTTGACTCCGTCACTATCGCCTTCGGCATCAGGAACGTGGTCGACCGGCAGCAGGGGCTGCGTGAAATGCAGCGGATCCTGCGGCCGGGAGGCCGGGCGGTGATCCTCGAGTTCTCCAATCCCCGTTCCCGGCTGTTCAAGGCGATCTATTCCTTCTATTTTCTCCGGGTCCTGCCGGTAATCGGCGGCCTTTTTTCCCAGTTCAGCGCCTACAAGTATCTCCCCGACTCGGTGCTCGAATTCCCCTCCCAGGAGCAGTTCAAGGAACTAATGACGGCGGCCGGCTTCAGCAACACCACTCACCGCGATCTGACGTTCGGCATCGCCACCATCTATATCGGCGAAAAGGCACCGTAA
- a CDS encoding TMEM165/GDT1 family protein → MDSAVFATTFGIIFLAELGDKTQLTAMALATRYPWKKVFFGIAAAFALLNVAAVLLGSLLFAVIPLFWIKIVSGLLFLFFGISSLRAKGDDGEETARRASARGPVLTSFLMILLAELGDKTQLVTTSLAAQHDAPLAVFSASTLALWSVSLVGIFVGRQLTRFVSLTTMNRLAGGLFLLFGAAVLFQALAA, encoded by the coding sequence ATGGATTCGGCGGTTTTTGCTACGACATTCGGCATTATCTTCCTGGCGGAGCTGGGCGACAAGACCCAGTTGACCGCCATGGCCCTGGCGACCCGCTACCCCTGGAAAAAGGTCTTCTTTGGCATTGCCGCCGCTTTTGCCCTGCTGAACGTCGCGGCAGTCCTGCTCGGTTCCCTGCTGTTTGCCGTCATTCCGCTCTTTTGGATCAAGATCGTGTCGGGGCTGCTCTTTCTCTTTTTCGGCATCTCCTCGCTCCGGGCGAAGGGGGACGACGGGGAAGAGACGGCGAGAAGGGCTTCGGCCCGCGGCCCGGTCCTTACCTCGTTTCTGATGATCCTCCTGGCCGAGCTGGGCGACAAGACCCAACTGGTCACCACCAGCCTGGCGGCCCAGCACGATGCCCCGCTGGCAGTGTTTTCCGCCTCGACCCTGGCGCTCTGGTCGGTGTCGCTCGTCGGCATCTTTGTCGGCCGGCAGCTGACCCGTTTCGTTTCCCTGACCACCATGAACCGGCTGGCCGGCGGGCTCTTCCTGTTGTTTGGCGCCGCGGTGCTTTTCCAGGCTCTGGCGGCCTGA
- the galU gene encoding UTP--glucose-1-phosphate uridylyltransferase GalU codes for MQVKKAVFPVAGLGTRFLPATKASPKEMLPLIDKPLVQYVVEEAVAAGIEQILFVTGRGKRAIEDHFDISFELEALLQEKGKDDVLREVRDIAEMVNIFYVRQKQAMGLGHAILCAREFIGDEPFAVLLGDDIIDAPQPCLAQLLDVHRKYRGSVLALEKVPRENISSYGCVKANMITDRVFEVTDLVEKPAPEEAPSDMAIIGRYVLTPDIFPILERQQPGKGGEIQLTDALLKLSREEAIYGCLFAGQRHDCGDKLGFLKATVDMALKREEFNGEFAAYLRQRLGMEQP; via the coding sequence ATGCAGGTAAAGAAAGCGGTTTTCCCGGTCGCCGGGCTCGGCACCCGGTTTCTCCCCGCCACCAAGGCCTCTCCCAAGGAGATGCTGCCGCTGATCGACAAGCCGCTCGTCCAGTACGTCGTCGAAGAGGCGGTCGCCGCCGGCATCGAGCAGATCCTCTTCGTCACCGGCCGGGGGAAACGGGCGATCGAAGACCACTTCGACATCTCCTTCGAGCTGGAGGCGCTCCTGCAGGAGAAAGGGAAAGACGATGTACTGCGGGAAGTGCGGGACATCGCCGAAATGGTAAACATCTTCTATGTCCGGCAGAAACAGGCGATGGGGCTCGGCCACGCAATTCTCTGCGCCCGCGAGTTTATCGGCGACGAACCGTTCGCCGTCCTCCTCGGCGATGACATCATCGATGCCCCCCAGCCCTGTCTGGCCCAACTCCTCGACGTCCATCGCAAATACCGGGGGTCGGTCCTCGCCCTGGAGAAGGTCCCGCGGGAAAACATCTCCTCCTACGGCTGCGTCAAGGCGAACATGATCACCGACAGGGTCTTCGAAGTCACCGATCTGGTGGAAAAGCCGGCGCCCGAAGAAGCGCCGTCCGATATGGCGATCATCGGCCGCTATGTCCTGACGCCGGACATCTTTCCGATCCTGGAACGGCAACAGCCGGGCAAGGGGGGGGAAATCCAGCTTACCGATGCCCTGCTCAAGCTTTCCCGGGAAGAAGCGATCTATGGCTGTCTGTTCGCCGGCCAGCGCCACGACTGCGGCGACAAGCTCGGCTTTCTCAAGGCGACGGTGGATATGGCACTGAAGCGGGAGGAGTTCAACGGCGAGTTTGCGGCCTATCTCCGGCAGCGGCTCGGCATGGAGCAGCCCTAG
- a CDS encoding putative glycoside hydrolase has product MKNVIVILAVALVLVAAGAGAYYYSSSRGGAPVPAPASRAALVQPAPVPLQQPQQPAKRALLNQEVQGIYLSSWTAGVKRFYTLADLVATSQLNALVIDVKDSTGKVGYKSAVPLVAEIGAYEPRIRDLDAILKYCRDKHIHTIARIAVFQDPVLAKARPRLAVGSAGGGIWKDRKGLSWVDPAAREVWAYNVAIAKEVAARGFDEVQFDYVRFPTDGKLRALNYPVYRRNVPKHEVIKSFFQYVDRELKPVNVLVSADIFGLTVMAEDDLNIGQRIEDIADYVDFICPMIYPSHFPRGHLGLKNPADHPYLIIYDSCMRGLKRLEGKRAKMRPWLQDFKLGAVYDKGMILDQIRAARDARVAGFCMWNARNVYTDTAYRAPFPAPNPHPPLYDHLQAELNRPRKAKGGSQANAAEPGKALPIARKKNI; this is encoded by the coding sequence GTGAAAAACGTTATTGTCATTCTCGCTGTCGCCCTGGTCCTGGTGGCTGCCGGCGCCGGCGCCTACTACTACTCTTCTTCGCGGGGCGGCGCGCCGGTGCCGGCGCCCGCATCGCGTGCCGCGCTTGTCCAGCCTGCCCCGGTGCCGCTCCAGCAACCGCAGCAACCGGCGAAGCGAGCTCTCCTGAACCAGGAAGTGCAGGGCATCTATCTCTCCTCCTGGACCGCCGGGGTCAAGCGCTTTTACACTCTGGCCGACCTGGTGGCCACGTCGCAACTGAATGCGCTCGTCATCGACGTCAAGGATAGTACCGGCAAGGTGGGATACAAATCGGCGGTTCCGCTGGTGGCGGAGATCGGTGCCTACGAGCCCCGCATCCGCGATCTTGACGCGATTCTCAAGTACTGTCGTGACAAGCATATCCATACGATCGCCCGGATCGCCGTATTCCAGGACCCGGTACTGGCGAAAGCCCGGCCGCGGCTGGCGGTAGGGAGCGCCGGCGGTGGCATCTGGAAGGATCGCAAGGGGCTTTCCTGGGTCGACCCGGCTGCCCGCGAGGTCTGGGCATACAATGTCGCCATCGCCAAGGAGGTGGCGGCCCGCGGTTTCGACGAAGTCCAGTTCGACTACGTCCGGTTCCCGACCGACGGCAAGCTCCGGGCGCTGAATTATCCGGTCTATCGGCGGAACGTGCCGAAACACGAAGTGATCAAGAGCTTCTTCCAGTACGTGGATCGGGAGCTGAAGCCGGTGAACGTCCTGGTCTCCGCCGATATCTTCGGCCTGACGGTGATGGCCGAGGACGATCTCAATATCGGCCAGCGGATCGAAGATATCGCCGACTATGTCGACTTCATTTGCCCGATGATCTACCCGTCCCATTTCCCCCGTGGCCACCTGGGGCTGAAAAATCCGGCGGATCATCCCTACCTGATCATTTACGACAGCTGCATGCGCGGACTGAAGCGGCTGGAAGGGAAACGGGCCAAGATGCGTCCCTGGTTGCAGGATTTCAAGCTCGGCGCCGTCTACGACAAGGGGATGATTCTCGATCAGATCCGGGCGGCCCGTGATGCCCGTGTTGCCGGCTTTTGCATGTGGAATGCCCGCAACGTTTACACCGACACGGCGTATCGGGCGCCGTTCCCGGCCCCCAATCCCCATCCCCCCCTCTATGACCATCTCCAGGCCGAGCTGAACCGGCCCCGGAAGGCGAAGGGTGGGAGCCAGGCAAATGCCGCCGAGCCGGGCAAGGCACTACCGATCGCCCGAAAAAAGAATATCTGA
- a CDS encoding methylenetetrahydrofolate reductase C-terminal domain-containing protein, with protein MIVSKQKPFAEILAALGEAGRIFLVGCAKCATVCKAGGEEQIWQMQELLAAAGKEVTGSIVIDEACHLLRVQRDLRGKGEPVRHAEALLVLACGAGVQSVSAAVEQRTVAGLDTLFLGNIRRFGHFEQRCSLCGECLLNETAGICPVTVCPKGMLNGPCGGMDEGKCEVNAEAECVWSQIYSRLKARGEFAPLIRTTPAKDFSKMRKPGSLKLER; from the coding sequence ATGATCGTCAGCAAGCAGAAACCGTTCGCCGAAATCCTTGCCGCACTGGGCGAGGCCGGCCGGATCTTCCTGGTCGGTTGCGCCAAATGCGCCACCGTCTGCAAGGCTGGCGGCGAAGAACAGATCTGGCAGATGCAGGAACTTCTCGCCGCCGCCGGCAAAGAGGTAACCGGCTCCATCGTCATCGACGAGGCCTGCCACCTGCTCCGCGTCCAGCGTGACCTGCGCGGCAAGGGAGAGCCAGTACGGCATGCCGAAGCACTGCTGGTGCTCGCCTGCGGCGCCGGGGTCCAGTCGGTATCGGCTGCCGTTGAGCAGCGGACGGTGGCCGGCCTCGACACCCTGTTTCTCGGTAACATCCGCCGTTTCGGCCATTTCGAACAGCGCTGCTCGCTCTGCGGCGAATGTCTCCTCAACGAAACCGCCGGCATCTGCCCGGTCACCGTCTGCCCGAAAGGGATGCTCAACGGTCCCTGCGGCGGGATGGACGAGGGGAAATGCGAAGTGAACGCCGAGGCCGAATGCGTCTGGTCCCAGATTTACAGCCGGCTCAAAGCCCGCGGTGAATTCGCCCCCCTGATCCGCACAACTCCCGCCAAGGACTTCTCGAAGATGCGTAAGCCGGGAAGCCTCAAACTGGAAAGGTGA
- a CDS encoding FmdB family zinc ribbon protein: MPLYEYQCEKCGNRFELRQKFSDEPAKECPACGGPVTKLISQSGFALKGGGWYAEGYNGNSKKSDAPACPSGGKCAGCPSAA; encoded by the coding sequence ATGCCACTCTACGAGTATCAGTGCGAGAAGTGCGGTAACCGTTTCGAGTTGCGCCAGAAGTTTTCCGACGAGCCGGCCAAGGAGTGCCCCGCCTGCGGTGGCCCGGTAACGAAGCTCATCTCCCAGAGCGGTTTTGCCCTCAAGGGAGGCGGTTGGTACGCCGAAGGCTACAACGGCAACAGCAAGAAGTCCGATGCGCCGGCTTGCCCTTCCGGCGGCAAGTGCGCCGGCTGCCCGTCCGCGGCATAG
- the folD gene encoding bifunctional methylenetetrahydrofolate dehydrogenase/methenyltetrahydrofolate cyclohydrolase FolD, translated as MSKLIDGKAIAAKIRAEIAAGVTTLRATGVTPGLAVVLVGDDPASQVYVSMKEKACRDVGIFSDEYKLPAETSEAELLALIDQLNHDPKIHGILVQLPLPKQIDADKVLEAISPLKDADGFHPYNVGRLAIGKPTFRPCTPYGVMVMLQETGLDLAGKEVVVVGRSNIVGKPVALMCLQQNATVTICHSKTRDLAAKVRAADVVIAAVGRPEMIKGDWIKEGAVVIDVGVNRVGEKKLVGDVEFAAAAERAAAITPVPGGVGPMTITMLLYNTLEAAKRFASRATA; from the coding sequence ATGTCGAAGCTTATCGACGGAAAGGCCATTGCCGCCAAGATTCGGGCGGAGATTGCCGCCGGGGTGACAACGTTACGCGCTACCGGAGTAACGCCCGGCCTCGCCGTGGTACTGGTCGGCGATGATCCCGCCAGCCAGGTCTATGTCAGCATGAAAGAGAAGGCCTGCCGCGACGTCGGCATATTCTCCGACGAGTACAAACTCCCGGCCGAGACGAGCGAAGCGGAGCTCCTGGCCCTCATCGACCAGCTCAATCACGATCCGAAAATCCACGGTATCCTCGTCCAGCTCCCCCTTCCGAAGCAGATCGACGCCGACAAGGTCCTGGAAGCAATTTCGCCGCTGAAGGACGCCGATGGCTTTCATCCCTACAACGTCGGCCGGCTGGCAATCGGCAAACCGACCTTTCGCCCCTGCACCCCCTACGGCGTAATGGTCATGCTCCAGGAAACAGGGCTCGACCTGGCCGGCAAAGAGGTGGTCGTGGTCGGCCGCTCCAACATCGTCGGCAAGCCGGTGGCCCTGATGTGCCTGCAGCAGAATGCCACGGTAACCATTTGCCACTCGAAGACCCGCGACCTGGCCGCCAAGGTCAGGGCAGCCGACGTGGTGATCGCCGCCGTCGGCCGGCCGGAAATGATCAAAGGCGACTGGATCAAGGAGGGGGCAGTCGTCATCGATGTCGGCGTCAACCGGGTCGGCGAGAAGAAACTGGTCGGCGACGTGGAGTTCGCCGCCGCCGCCGAACGGGCCGCCGCCATCACCCCGGTTCCCGGGGGGGTCGGCCCGATGACCATCACCATGCTCCTCTACAACACCCTCGAAGCGGCGAAGCGGTTCGCGAGCCGGGCCACGGCTTGA